One Pseudomonadota bacterium genomic window, CTTCGCGATCGAGCTTGGCCAGGCGCCGGCCTCGACTGTAGAGTGCTCCGCGCAAATGGCAGGCCGCCTCCGGCCCGGCGCGCGCGATCCCGAATGGCCACCACGACGATCCACCACGACCGTGTCCCAGCACCTGTCGTGGCCCTCTGCGAGACGCTGCAGCAGCGGGGCTTCGAGACCTATCTCGTCGGGGGCGGGGTCCGCGACCTGCTCGCCGGGCGCGTGGCCAAGGACTGGGACGTCGCCACGGCGGCGCCCCCTGACGAGGTCCAGCGCTCGTTTCGTCGCACCATCCCTACGGGGCTGCGCCACGGCACTGTCACGGTGCTGACCGCTGCTGGAGGACCCGCGGTCGAGGTCACGACCTTCCGCGCCGAGGAGGGCTTCAGCGACGGTCGGCGCCCCGATCGCGTCGTCTTTGGGGTCGACCTCGAGACGGACCTGCGGCGGCGCGATTTCACGATCAACGCGATGGCGATCGACCCGATCAGCGGGTTGGTCGTCGATCCGCATGGCGGCCGCGCGGACCTGGCCGCCGGGATCTTGCGTGCCGTGGGCGACGCGCGCCAGCGCTTCGCCGAGGACGGGTTGCGACCGCTACGGGCGCTGCGCTTCGCTACCGCGCTCGAGTTCACCATCGAGGCGGCCACCCTTGCAGCGATTCCCGAGGCTTTGCCCGTCTTCCTGCGCGTCTCGGGCGAACGCGTGCGCGATGAGTTCTTCAAGCTGCTGGCCGTGCCGGACGCCACCAGCGGGCTCGCGCTGCTGCGGCAGACGGGCTTGCTCGTGGCGATTCTCGCCGGCGACGCTGCAGTGGGTCTCGCGCCCGACGCGGGGCAGGCGACCACGGTGCGCTGGACGGCCGGTGTGGCGGCCTGCGTCGCGCTCGCGCCCGATCCGGTGCTGCGCCTCGTGCCCCTGGCCGAAGCGGCGGCCGCCCTGGGCGTGGTCTCGGCCGAGGCGATCGCCGCGCGCCTACGCCTCTCGCGCCACGACCGCGAGCGACTGGTGCGGGCGGTGCACCGGGCGCGGCCGGAGCTCGAGGCCTGCGCTCCCGCCCTGCTGCGGCGCTACGCGCGGGCGGTCGGGCGCGCCTCGCTAGAGGATGCGTTGGCGCTCGAGGAGGCCGCCGCGGCGGCAGATCCCGGGCGCCGCGCGAGCCTGTCGCGCTGGCGGCTCGCCCTCGATCAGGTGCTCAGCGAGGCGCCTCCGCTCGAGCTGCGCGACCTCGCGATCGACGGCGCTGCCGTCAAGGAGCGGGCCGCCCGCCCGCCAGGGCCCCATCTGCGACGCTTGCTCGAGGCGCTGCTCGACCGGGTGATCGAGCGACCGGAGCTCAACGAGCCGAGGGCGTTGTTGACCCTGCTCGACGAGCTTCTGGCCGAGCCCGAGGCGCCCTCGGTCGAAGCGCCCGCGGGAGCCGAGGTGGCGCTCGCCGGTGAACAGAAAGACATTAAATAGCAATCATCTAGACTGCATGTTTTCGCCTTTTAGGCGAGGCCGGGTCAGGGTCGCAGCAGGGCCGCCGTCTCGATGAGCAGGGGCGTCGATCCGTCGGACGAGAAGCCCACGCGCTCGAGGCCGACCCATTCGACGGTCGCGGCGAGCGCAGCGGAGGCGGAGCCGATCCGCGCGAGGAGCTGCCCGAGCGCGGCCCGCAGGCGCGGCGGCTGCGAGCCGGCGCCGGCCCCGTCGGTGCGGGCTGCCGCCAGCAGGCGCTCGATAACGCCCTCGCTCACCCCTTCCGCCGTCGGGCAGCGCGCGACGACCCAGGCGCTCCGCGGCTGGCCCTCGCTGACCCATCGCAGATAGATCATGCCTTTCGCTCCGAGGTTAAGCAGTCCGCCGCTGAGCTCGGAGGCCGGCGCCGGCACCCGCGCTGCGCGGAGCGGGGCGCCCGCTGCGGAGAGGGCGGAAGGGGTCTCGGTCGGCAGACGGCTGACCAGCACGCCGTGGATCGTCGCCCGCGGCCAGTGACGGCGACAGGCCGCGACGATCTCGCGGAAGGCCCGACGCGCCTCTGGCGCGGAGGCGATATCCTGGCGCTCGCCGCCCCAGGTGGCGGCGCGGGTCGGGGTCTTCGCCAGCACCCGTAGCGCGACGGCCTGACCGCCGTCTTCGACCACGGCCTGCGCGGCAGCGGAGGCTGAGCGGACGATGCGCTCCATCGGTGCCGCGAGGCCGAAGTCGGCCAGCAGCGTCTTGGTCGGCTGATCGCCGAGGGCCGGGCCATGCGTCCAGTGCAACTGCCGCACGCGGTCCGCGAGCGCCTCGGCCGAGCGGGATGGGGCCTCTCGTGGTGCCTGTACGTTCGCCGCGCGCGTCTCGGGAGGCGGCGCGAGCGCCGCCGTGCTTAGCAGTCGCCCGAGCGCTCGGAGGTCGGCCAGATCGACATGCAAGGTTGGCACAGGCAGCGCCTCCACTGCCTCAACCGACGCGTCGGATGCGCCGGATGCGTCGGGAGGGTCGAGGCGGAGGCAGAGGGCCTGGGGGCCGGCAGCGGCAGGCACGGGCCCGAGCGAGCAGGTCAGGCGGCCCGCGCTTGCGCGCGCTCGGGCCGAGGCGCGCGCCGACGGCACCTCGGCGGCCGCGAGCGTTTGCGCCAACAACGGCATGGTGCCCTTGCTTGCCGCCAGCAGGGGTAGGGCTGCAGACCGCGGATCGACCCCTGCCGCGAGCAGGCGCGCCGCCGCCACGGCCTCGTGGGGCGTCTCGAATGCCGGACCAGCCGCGATCTCGGAAGCCAGCTCGCGGCAGAGGTCGGCGATGC contains:
- a CDS encoding CCA tRNA nucleotidyltransferase, with protein sequence MATTTIHHDRVPAPVVALCETLQQRGFETYLVGGGVRDLLAGRVAKDWDVATAAPPDEVQRSFRRTIPTGLRHGTVTVLTAAGGPAVEVTTFRAEEGFSDGRRPDRVVFGVDLETDLRRRDFTINAMAIDPISGLVVDPHGGRADLAAGILRAVGDARQRFAEDGLRPLRALRFATALEFTIEAATLAAIPEALPVFLRVSGERVRDEFFKLLAVPDATSGLALLRQTGLLVAILAGDAAVGLAPDAGQATTVRWTAGVAACVALAPDPVLRLVPLAEAAAALGVVSAEAIAARLRLSRHDRERLVRAVHRARPELEACAPALLRRYARAVGRASLEDALALEEAAAAADPGRRASLSRWRLALDQVLSEAPPLELRDLAIDGAAVKERAARPPGPHLRRLLEALLDRVIERPELNEPRALLTLLDELLAEPEAPSVEAPAGAEVALAGEQKDIK
- a CDS encoding acetate--CoA ligase family protein; its protein translation is MPTLHVDLADLRALGRLLSTAALAPPPETRAANVQAPREAPSRSAEALADRVRQLHWTHGPALGDQPTKTLLADFGLAAPMERIVRSASAAAQAVVEDGGQAVALRVLAKTPTRAATWGGERQDIASAPEARRAFREIVAACRRHWPRATIHGVLVSRLPTETPSALSAAGAPLRAARVPAPASELSGGLLNLGAKGMIYLRWVSEGQPRSAWVVARCPTAEGVSEGVIERLLAAARTDGAGAGSQPPRLRAALGQLLARIGSASAALAATVEWVGLERVGFSSDGSTPLLIETAALLRP